The sequence TCCTGCCCCACGATCGAGACCGCGAGGTGCGTGAGCCGCCCGCGGAGTGGCTACGTTTCGTGGCTGGAGACCCCTTCTGCAGGCCGGCGCACGCTAATGACCGACCCCCATCGATGTCAAGGCGCGGCTCGCCCTGGACGTGTTTTTCTGCTCTTGCGACGTTTCCACACCGCCATCTGGGCGGCGTGAAATCCAGCAAACTGACGCACTGCGCCCGCAGCTCGTGCGTTCTTCTTGGAACCTTGCGGGACTTCCTTTACGCTCCCGGCCGCCTCGCGTGCTTCGCACCGCGATGTTCACGAAGGCTCATGGGAGGAATTGCGCGTGTTCTGTCCGAACTGTGGGACGCAAAATACCGAGCAGGCGACGACTTGCACGAAGTGTGGCTTCAACTTGAAAGGAGCCGCCGCGCCGAAGTTCAAGGGGACGATGCTGATGAGCCAGCAGCCGCCGACGGCGCCGGCATCGCCGCTGGCCCCGTTGCCTGCGCCGCCGCCGCCGCCCATGGCGGGCGCGCCACCGGCGCCACCGATGGCGGCCGCGCCGCCACCGCCCATGGCAGGTTTCGAGGGCCAAGGTCTTGCCGGAACCGTCGTCGGCGTGCCTCCCGCTGGACTTGGGCCAACCGCGGCACCGAGCCCCTTGGCTGCTCCACCGCCGCCTCCGGGATACCCGCCCGTGGGTGGCGCAGCTCCGCCGCCGTTTGAACCATCGCCCGGCCTCGGAAGCACCGTCGCGTTCGACCACGTGCCCGGCATGCCACTTCCCGGCCCCGGTGCACCGCCAGGCGCATCGCCAGGTTTGCCCTCGCCAGGCGCATTTCCTCCGCCAGGTGGTCCGCCGCCCGGTGGTGGGTTTGGCGCGGCACCTCCTGGAGGTCCTGCTGGCCAATACGGCGCTCCGCCCCCGGCAGGCGGTCCCGGTGGTGCTCCTGGCGGCTACGGTGCCCCGCCTCCGGCTGGGCAATACGGTGCACCTCCCCCAGGCGGCCAGTTCGGTGGTGCGCCTCCTGGTGGGCAATTCGGTGGCGCGCCTCCTGGTGGCCCGGGCGGACAATACGGCGCGCCTCCTCAAGGCGGGCAATACGGCGCTCCCCCGCAAGGCGGCATGATGCAGCCCTACGGCGGCGGCGGCATGGGTGCTCCGATGGGTGGACCCATGGGCGGCGGCATGATGATGGGCGGCCAAGGCGGCGGCATGCAGGGTCCTAGGGGACAAACCCGCAACCCGACCACCGCGCTGCTCGGTACGCTCTTTTGCTGCGGCATGTACCACCTCTTCGGCGGTTACGGCATGCTCAACGAGCTCAAGGAGTACACCAAGGACGAGTCGCTCCAGCCGTGGCACCTGTTCATACCGATTCTGAACCTGCTCATGATCCTGAAGCTCCCCGACATCGTTACGCGGGCGAAGCAAACGGCAGGCTCGCGCAATCCGCAATCGGCGGGCCTGGTGCTCTACCTGTTCCTCTTCCCGTTCGCGCTGGCCAAGGACCTCAATCAGGTCTGGGATCCCAGCTCGGAAGGGTGATCTCTCCTCCCACGACCTCGCCTGCTCTTCGGGCAAACTCGACCCCGTTGCGCCGCGCCGGAGGCGTTGCCCTCGTCGCGTGCGCGTTTGTCCTCGCCTTCGTTTTACGCATCCCCCTCTGCCCATTCGCCATCGTCACTCGACACCCCTGCCCCGGATGCGGTCTCACGCGCGCCGGCGTCGCGCTCCTCCAAGGACACCTCCATGACGCCATGCGCCTGCATCCTCTCGTCATCCCCATCGTCCCGATCGTCGGACTCGTCGTCCTCCAAGGCACCTACAACTACGTCCGCCACGGCCGCTGGTACACGTTCGCATTCGTTCAAAGTCGTACGATCACGATTGGCACGATCATTCTCGGCGTAGCGCTCATCGCCGTATGGATCGCGCGGTTCTTCGGCGCCTTCGGTGGCCCCGTCGCCGTCTAGTCAAGCAAGCCCGCGACAGCCGCCAGCACGTCAAAGCGAAGTCGGACGAATTTTCGCACGCACGCCACTGCGAACGATGGCGCTGGAACGTCGCGCACGCGCGCGAAGTGAACGCGCGCTCGGCCGCGTCGAGCTCACTGGCTCCATCTCGAAAAACGGTTTGTCCTCAAATAGAAATCGATGATGCGCACGTTCGAGCGCTTCGCCAAGGACGTCGAGAGCTTCATCGGTGAGCGTGCGTTTCAGCTTCGGAAACACAGCGTCTTCTTCCGCATCGGCATGCTGTGCAAAACGCTCCGAGAGGGTCGCGACGTGATCGCGGAATTGCGGATCCGACGGACTCGTCTCACCGAGCAGGCGCAGCGCAGAGAGAATGCCCGCGCGCTGCTCACCCGCCACCTCCGCACGACCATCACCGCGCAACTTGCTCGCACACGCAACATAGACGTACGCCTCTTCAATGCGCACATGCGCTTCGACGGCGCGAAGCACCGCTTCGATCGTCGCGTCGTTCTCTTCGCCAGACGCTTCCACTGCCAAACGATCGAGAAGCTCGGTCACTTCGCGATGCTGTTGCTCCAAGAGATCGAGTGCATCCATGGGCCCTCCCGTGGCTGCTCCGCCCCCATCGAGCACGGAATCGATGACATGAGCGAAAGCAGCGCAGCCGCCCTCGCGTGGCAAAGACCGGGCCGTAGCTTTCAGCGCGCGGCCATCTCGCCCGACACGGACATGCGAGCCTTCCTTCGACCTGCCCCCGCAAGCGCAGCTCGCATCTCGGCCGCATTGGCAAAACGCGCATCGGGATGCTTGGCCAACGCCCGCTCGATGAGCAAGTCGAGCGCCCGAGGTACGTTCCGGCGCTCCACACGAAGCGGAATCGGCGAACGCCTCAAGAGCGCCACCGTCATATCCACCGGCGCCTCACCTCGGAATGGGAGCTTGCCCGACAGCGCAAAGTAAAGCAGCACCGCCGCGACGAACAAATCACTACGCGTCGTGATCGCTCGACCACGCGTCATCTGCTCGGGCGACATGAACCCCATCGTCCCCACGAGCGCTCCGCGACTGTCCACCGTCACGCCATCACCCGTGTCCACACCCGGTTCGTGAGCAAACCCGAAATCGAGCAGCACCACGCGATCGCTTCCATCCGGGTTTGGTTCGACGAACACATTCTCCGGCGTCAGGTCACGATGCACGATGCCCGCCGCATGAACCGCATCCAGCCCCGCGAGCACTTGATCGACGATGTCGATCGCTCGAGCCATCGGAAGCGGTCCGTCTTGACGAACCATCGCGCCTAGCGTGCGCCCTTGGTACAGCTCCATGAGCGCATACGGACGCCCATCCGAAAGACGCCCGTGCCCAAGCACCGGTGCCACGTTCGGATGCGCTACACGTGCCGCAAACGTGATCTCACGCCAGAACCGCCCCACCGTCCCCGCATCCGCGGCACAGTGCGGCCGAATCGTTTTGAGCGCAAAACGTTTGCCCGAGTGAGCATCGCGCACCCGGTACACGATGCCCATACCACCCACCCCCACAACGCCCTCGAAAACCAGGCCCGAAGCATCAGGTACGGCGATCCCCTGATACTCGCTACAGGCCTCTCCTGATGATTGCGTGCGGAACTTCATGATCGGTCGCCCAGTCATTTCCGCACGCCACGGGTCGGGACGCACCCGATTTCTTCGTCATATTCGCGCTGGCAACTCCGCGTTTCGACGCTCGTTCGACCACAGCGCACGTCGCATCGACCAAGCCAACGTGACGTAACAAGAGCAGTCGCAAGTGCGACCATCCACCGTCATGAACGTGACGCTGTGATGCATCGTGGACATCACGACGAGCAATCGTTTCGTTACGAACGTACGCGTATCGAGCAACATCACGTCGTGAATCTTCGTCTCACAAAGCTCACTGGCCACGATGGTTTGTCTCGACAATCACGTCCAATGCACCGCGTTTGCGATCACCACGAGACCGACTCTCTTCAGCGCCTTCTGAAAAATTCTCGCGTGACTCGACGAAAGTGATTGCCCTTGCCGGCCATCAAGACGACGGCGATCATGCCTCGTTGGGCCCCTTCACCTGACTTTGGCGAGGGAACATGTCGGATCACGACTTCTCGCTGGCGTGCGAAGCGATCGCTGGAGCCGGCAACCCATGGCAGCACCTGCGCGTCGTGCACTTCCGCGGACGCGAAGCCATTTCGGAGCCGTTCCGCTACGACATCACGCTGCTCGCCAAAGGTTCGGCTGGTGAAATGGATCCCCGAGATCTCGTCGGCAAGCGAGCGTCGCTACGTATCGCGACGTTGTCCGTCCCGACATGGAAGATCGTGCACGGCATCGTCGAAGAAGCCGAAGACCTGTACGACGTACCCGAAGGCACGCTCGTTCGCATCGTCCTCGCGCCGCCTTGGGCGCGTGCGATGCATCGGCAAAGGTGCCGGGTTTTTCTTAATAAAACCCTGCGACGCATCATCACCAACGTCCTCGAAGGCGATCCGCTCGTCGAGCGCAGCGACGACGACGTCGAGCCCGACGATGGAGCGCCAACCTATACGCCAGCACGTGAACGTTTCACCTGGCGCGTTCACGACACCTCACGCATCGACAACGTCCGCGCGCGTCCGTTTGTCGTGCAGTACAACGAGAGCGACTTCGCGTTCGTCTCGCGACTGCTCGAGGAAGAAGGCATCGGGTACCACTTCGAACACGGCAGCGACACGTGCCTGCTCGTGCTCACCGATCACGATGGCGGCCGCGCGCGGCTCGTGCCCGACGCACCTCTTGGCGCAGCAGTCCCTGGCCGAAAAATGGACGCCGTGCGTCTGGGCGCACGACTGCGCCCAACGAAGGTCATCCTCGATGATCACGACTGGAGAAAACCGGACCTCGACATGACCACGGACGCAGGCGACGCCGCAGGCGAGCTTGCCGAGTACCACTACCCTGGGAGCTACTTCGACGCGCCTCTGCAAGGCAAACCGGTCGCTCTTGCACGCGTCGATCGTTACGGAATCGAAGCAAAGTACGGCGTCGCTTCAGGCTCGGTTCGACTGCTCTCCGCAGGCTCCGTGTTCAAGCTCCTGCACGACGTGCACGATGGCGAGTACCTCGTCACGTCCGTCGACGTGCGCGGCGAGCAGCAAGGCGTGGTCTCGCAGCCCTCCGGAGGCCAATTCGTTCCATGGACAGCGCACTTCGAGCTTGCGCGACGTGGCGCAGGATCCGCCGTCGAAGACTCGCGCTTCCGTCCCGCTCGCCTCACGTCGAAGCCACGCATCAAAGGTGTGCAAACGGCGGTCGTCACCGCGGATCCGGGTTCTGCCGGCGCCGAGATCAATGTCGGCGGTCCCGATGGAATCAACATTGGATGCGTGCGCGTGCGGTTCCGCTGGGATGGCGACGCAGCGCGCCTCGCGAGCGAGCCATCGAGCTGTTGGGTGCGCGTGAGCCAAGTGTTCGCCGGTGCTGGCCAAGGCGCGGTGTTTCATCCGCGCGTGGGCGACGAAGTGCTCGTCGACTTCGACGATGGCGATCCCGACAGGCCCGTCGTCGTCGGGCGTGTGTACAACGGAGCGAACTTGCCCGCCCGATCCGGGGCGCCGGAAAGCTCGATGAAGTCGCTGTCGACACCGGGAGGCGGGACGTACAACGAAATCATGTTCGGTGACACAGCCGGTAGCGAGCTGCTTCATTACTTCGCCGGCAAGGATCAAAAGACCGACGTCGCGAACATGCGCAGGGAATCGATCGTCGCGAATGCAACGATGATCGTGGGCGCGAACAACACCGAGATCACTGGAGGATCCCGCACGGAGAGCGTCGGAGCCAATGACACGCTCACGATTGGCGCAAACCAGGACATCATGATTGGTGGCAATTCCGCGATGCGCATGGGTGGCAATCACGAGCACACCGCGGGGGCCAACGAGGTCAACACCGTGGGCGTGTCGCAGTCGATCCTCATAGGCGGCAATGTGAGCGAAACCGTCGGTGGGACCGTCACGGAAACCTATGGAGCGTCTCGTAAAACGAATATTGGAGGCGCCATGGCTGAAAGCTTTGGCGGAATGCTCTCGGTGTCCGTCGGTGGAAATGTCGACGAAAAATGTGCATCGCATTCGCTCGACGTGAGCGCATCGCGTTTCATAGCCATTGCGGGGAACGAAACGAACACCATCGGCGGTAGCAATTCAACGGTCGTGGGATCTTTCTCGCTCGAGGCCAGTGGCGGAGCGCAAAACCTCACGGTGAGCGGCAACATCATTCGAAATGGCCCATTCCACCTCACGGCATCGGCTTATGAAGAGGACATCAAGGCCGTCAAAGCCAACGCCAAACTCACGAACATGTCGATCAGCGTCATTACACTGAGGGCCATTGGCATGACCCGCGACGTGATGGGAATTTGCAATTACAAGTTCGGCGCAAAACCGAACAAGTGGGGTTTCAAGGACGAATTCGATGGTGGCACCATCATCGTCGCGCCGGTGGGCATCTTGGCCTCGGGCGCGCACCACGCAGGTGGCGGGCCGGACATCAATTGATTGTGCGTGATTCACGAGCGTTGGGGTAACTCATGAGCAGCTACGATTTTACTTTTGCATGCGAAGGGATAGGCGGAATCGCCCAAGCATGGGATCCCCTTCGTGTCGTGCGGTTTCGCGGCACCGAAGCGCTTTCGACTCCCTATCGATACGACGTCACGCTGCTCGATGTGGCCGCCATGATTCCCGTCGGCGAGCTCATTGGCAAACGAGCGTCCCTGCGCATTGCAACGTCGTCGGTGCCCGCCTACAAGACCGTGCACGGCATCGTCACGGAAGCCGAGGAAATCAGCACATTGCCCGAGGGACGCACCTTGCGCGTGATCATCGAGCCTCCGTGGACGCGAGCGAAACACAAAAGGCATTGTCGCATTTTTTTGCAAAAATCGCTACGCCACATCGTCGAGTCGGTCTTGCAATCCGATAAACTATTAAAGAAAGCCAATTCAGAGGAGCTCGGCCCCGACCTCGGCGGAATCGATTTCACCCCCGCACTCGAAACATTTGCGTGGCGCATCGTCGATACCCAGCGCCTCGACGACGCCCGCGTATCCCCATTCGTCGTGCAATACAACGAGAGCGACTTTGCTTTCGTCTCGCGGCTGCTCGAAGCGGAAGGCATCAGTTATCACTTCGAACATGGCGCCGATACGGTATTGCTCGTCTTCAGCGATTCAGATAGCGGCAAACCTCGCTTGACGCCGGCCGTCGTCGGTACCGGCATCAATGGCCGGGAGATTCGCGGCTTCTTCACAGGCGCAAGGCTGAAACCCGCAGCCGTGACGCTTGGCGATTACAATTGGAAGCAACCCGATGTGAACATGTCGGCATCGGCGGGCTCGAAAGGCGCGGATTCATTCGAACAAGTTTACCCGGGCGGCTATCCGGACCACGCGAACCAAGGTGCGCCGCTCGCTCACGTGCTGCTCGGCAGGCACAAAACGGAAGCGCGATTTGCTCGTGGTAATGGCTGGCTGCGCGTACTCGGCGCGGGCAGCATCTTCGAGCTCGAGCACAAGACTGCGCGATTCGAAGGTGAATACCTCGTCACGTCGCTCGACGTGCAAGCTGAACAAGCAGGCGTGCTCCAAAGTAACCCTGCTGGCTCCATCGAACCATTTGCGGCGAGCTTCGTATGCGCCCGTCGCGGCAGCGGAAAAGCCGTGGAGGACAGCGGATTTCGACCGGCGCATTCGACACCGCGTCCCCAAATCGTTGGATCTCAAACGGCCATCGTCACGGCTGAACCATCCGCATCGGGAGCCGAAATCAACGTCGGTGGGCCTGCGGGCACGGACATTGGTTGCGTGCGGCTCAGGTTTCACTGGGATACGGATTCGGCGCGACTTGCGAAAGAGCCTTCGAGCTGTTGGGTGCGCGTCAATGAACCATTTGCGGGCAGCGGAATGGGTGGCGTTTGGCATCCACGCGTGGGCACCGAGGTCATCGTCGAATTCGAGGACGGCAATCCCGATAGGCCCGTCGTCGTCGGACGCGTCTACAATGGCATTCATCGTCCCTACCACGGCGGAGCGCCCAACATCAGCACGCTGAAATCGAATGCGAGCCCCGGTGGAGCCGTACACAATGAAATCACCTTCGACGATACCGCCGGCGGCGAGCTCATTTATACGAACGCCGGCAAGGACATGGAAACCGACGTCGGCAACGATCGCGTCGAGACCGTAGCAGCAAATGCATTCATGAAGGTCGGCGGCAACGACACGGAGACGATTGGCGCCAATTGCAGCGTGACCATTGGTGTCAATGAAATGGTCACCGTCGGTGGAAATGACACGGCAACGATCGCAGGCAACGTGTCGACCGCCATCGGCGCGAACAGCATGACGATGATTGGCGGCAACGAAGCGCACGTCGTGGGCGCGAATCAATCGATCATCATTGGTGCGAATCACACCGAGGTCGTCGGTGGCAATTTGTCCGAGAAAATCGGCGGTACGCTCACGACGACCGTCGCTGCGGCTGAAAGCCAATCCATTGGTGCGGACCGATCGACGACCATTGCGGGAGCGCACACGCAATCATTTGGCGCCACGCACGTGAAAATCGTCGATGGCAACCGAAGCCTGGAATGCGCCGATCTCACGACGGACATCGGCGGATCGTCGATCCGGCTCGTGGGTGGTTCGATCACCACGACCGTCGGGGGCGAGCACACCATGAACACCGGTGCCGGTGCCATTTTCCTGGCCCCCAAATACAGCGCGCTCGATTCCAATCGCAGCGACGTCGACACGACCAAAATCAAAATCACAGGACTCACGCTCACGATTGGCGGAATTCAACTCGGCGCTTCGGGATCCATGTCCGTCACCGCCGCCGTCAATGCCAATCTCGGGGGACTCAGCTTGGAGTTTTACGGCGCCAAACTACACGTCTACGGCCTTCTCACCGGGTGCAATGGAGGCGACGTGCAAAACAATGGCATCAAGACTCGGGCTGGATTCAACATTTATCTTTGACGCTTGATCGAGGGCAAGCCATGAACGGCAATGATTTTCAATTCGCAGTGGAAGGCATGACCTCCGTCGAGGGGCCGTGGAAATACCTTCGAGTCGTCCGCGCCTCGGGCGAAGAAGCGATGAGCCGGCTGTTTCGTTATGAAGTCATTGCTTTGCTGAAGGGCGATGATGCCGACCCACAGGATTTCGTCGGCAAACGCGCGAGCTTGCGAATTGCGACGCTTTCGGAGCCGGCCTATCGGCTCGTGCACGGCGTCGTCACCGAAGCCGAAGATGCCGGTCTCGACGCCCAAGGCCCCATTTACCGAATCGTCGTCGAACCACCTCTGGTCCGCGCACGTTATCGCAAGCGTTACCGCATTTTCCTCGACAAAACGTTGCGACGGATCATCGAAACGGTGTTGCAAGCCGATGCTGGTATGGCGCTCGTTTCCGGCTCCCAGCTCGAACCGCCCACGAGCGGACCGACGTATCAACCGGCTGCGGAACGTTTTACGTGGCGCATTTCATCGAGCGCGCGCCTGGACGACCCGAAAGCCCGCCCGTACGTCGTCCAATACGGCGAAAGCGACCTCGATTTCGTTTCGCGACTTCTCGAAGAAGAGGGCATCAGCTACCATTTCGAGCACAATGACGACGCAAGTTTGCTCGTCCTGTCGGACAAGGACTTTGGCCGGCCTCGCGTGCCGTTCGATGATACGTTCGGCCCAGGCAAAGCCGGTCGAGCCATTGGGCAATTCCGCGTTGGAGGAAGGCTGCGCGCATCGAGCGTGCAATTGGGCGAATACAATTGGGAAAAACCTGCCGCCGACATGAGCGCGAAAGCGAATGCCAAGGCGGGCAGCGATTTGTCCGAGTATTCGTATCCAGGCGGGTACCTCGAGAGCGCGGAGCTCGGCAAGCCACTCGCATTCGTCAAAGTCGAAGCGCTGCACACCGAAGCATCGTTTGCCCACGGACAAGGCACGACGCGGGTATTGGCTCCGGGCGCCATTTTCACGCTCGAACACCCGAAAGCGCGTTACGACGGCGAATACCTCGTAACGGGTACGCTCGTACGGGCCTATCAACATGGCGTTCTGTCCGTGGATCCGCCGGATGCGCCGGCCGAGCCTTATCACGTGCAACTGCAATGCGCATGTCGCGGGCGCGGCAAGGACGTTTCCGAAAGCCTATTTCGCCCGCCTCGATCGACGCCGAAGCCGCGCATTTTCGGGACTCAAACCGCGTTCGTCACCGCGGAACCCGGCGCCGCCGGAGAAATCAACATTGGCGGTCCAGGCTCGATTGGTTGCGTTCGCGTCGCTTTCCATTGGGATACGGAGAAATCACGCCTCGCCAAAGAACCGTCGAGCAAGTGGGTTCGCGTGAGTGAGCCATTTGCACGCGGCGGTCAAGGCGGAATCTGGCATCCACGCATCGGCACCGAGGTCATTGTCGAATTCGAGGAAGGTGATCCGGATAGGCCCGTCGTAACGGGTCGCGTCTACAATGGCAAAAATCGTCCGGCGCAAACGGCGCCCACGCATAGCACGATGTGGTCTCTTTCGACACCGGGCGGCGGCGTTCGTAATGAAATCAGTTTCGAGGACACCGCCGGCAGTGAGCGAATTTACACGAATGCCGGCAAGAACATGACGGCGGACGTCGGCAACAATCGCACCGAAAACGTGGGTGCAAACGCATTCATGACCGTCGGGAGCAACGACACGGAGCTCATTGGAGCAAACCAAACCATTCAAATCGGCGGAAACGACACGCTCGACGTCGGCGCCAATCAAACCGAAACCATCGGCGCCAACCAATCTCGCGTCATTGGCGGCAGTCGCACGATGATGATCGGTGGCAACGAAACGCGAAAAAACGGCGCAAATCACGCAAACGTCGTCGGCGCAGCGCTCAATGAGGGCATCGGGGGAAACGTTCTCGAAAACTATGGCGCAGCTCGAAGCACCAGCATCGGAGCAGCCTTTACCGAGGAAGATGGCGCGACGAGAACGCAGAGCGTTGGCGGCCTCGTCTTCCAGCAATACGGCGGCAATCACACGACGACCGTGGGGGGCAATCGCGAAATCAAAACCGGCGGAATGCAGGGTGAATTGGTTGGCGGCAGCGTCACGACGGACATTGCCGCTTCGGAGACGGTCGACATCGGCGCGACGGCCATTCACATTGCAGGCGGTCCCATCACGCACCAGGCCGCCAGCATGGACCTCAATATGCTGGCCAAAGTGCACTTGATCGGCGTCAAGCTCAATATGTTCGTCGCCGACATGGGAGCCTACGGATCATCGTCGGCATACGGCGTCCTCCGAGCAGCGGTGCGAGGTTCGACCATTGAAGCAGCCGGATTCAAAATTGAAAAAACCGGCCTCAAGCTCGACGTTTCCGGCGTAAAACGCACGACCGACGGCGCACGGCTCGCCGCGGTCGGCGTACTCATCCACCCTTCCGGAATGCACGTCAAAACCTGATGAATGCCCGAATGCTCGGAGTTTTCGCGTGAAAACGATCAAACCCATGAAGCTCGGCATTCTCACCAGAACGTTCGAGCTCGATCGTAAACATTACTTCGTTCCAACCGTCCTCGTTTTTTGCGATCTCGGACCCGAGCGTTGCCTTTTCCCCGAAGTCGAATTGTGGCAACTCGCCGCGAACGAATTGGGCAAAGAAGCCGTCATCGACGAATGCATGCCCAAAGAGCGCGGCGAGCTGCTCGTGCATGGCCGCTGCTTCACCGCAGGTCGCGTGCCGCGCACCGCGGCCTCCGCGCGCGTAAAAGTTGGCAGCATCGACAAAACTCTTTACGTGATTGGTGATCGCACCTGGCGGCGCGATGGCGTACCGGGCGAACCACAACCCTTCACCGAAATGCCCATTCATTATTCCCGTGCTTTCGGCGGCGAGGGATACCCGCAGAACCCCATCGGTGTCGGGTTTGCCAAGGCCAAGGAAAACGGCCAAGAAGTCCACCGCTTGCCGAACATCGAGTTGCCTGGCAAACTCATTCAATCAAAGTCGGACAAACCCACGCCCGCCGGTTTCGGTCCGTACGATTTGTTATGGGCACAACGCTGGCCCAAAATCGGCACGTACGACACGAAATGGGTTCGCGAACAACTCCCCGGGCTCGCCAAAGACATGGATTTATCCATTTGGAATGCAGCGCCCGAAGACCAACAGCTCACATCGGGATTTTTCGAGGGAGTCGAGGACATCCTCATCCAAAACATGCATCCCGACATTCCGCAAATCGAGGGCCGTTTGCCCGGCGTGATTGGCCGATGTTTCGTCACGCAACGAACGCCAAACGGTGAAGTCTTCTGCGAAATTCCATTGCGGCTCGACACCATTCAACTGTTTCCACATCGGCAACGATGCGCCTTGTCATTTCGAGGTTTGTGGCCCATTGCGGAGGACGATGCGGACGACATCGTTCACCTCCTCGTTGCTTGCGATGATCGCGTAGCCCCGCGGCCCATCGACCATTACCGTGCCGTGCTCGAAAAAAGGCTCGATCCCAAGCGCGAGGTTTCCGAGGCATTCCGAGATAGCGATCTCATGCCGCCCAATTTGGGCAAAGGCGTCGGTATGGGCGAGATCGACGCCATGTTCGATCTCACGCGATCGGAAAACCTGCTCCAGAAAAACCTTTCCGAACGAGCGCGAAAGGAAGCAGAACGGACACGAGCCGCCATTGTGGAAAGTGGCGGTGATCCGAATAGCATTCCGCCCTACGAGCCACCCAAACTCATCGATGGGCCCAGGTTTCAGGATCTATCGGATTTTGTTGATCAATCTCAGCGCGACCTTGCCGAAACGCAAGACAAACTCGATTCGACACAGAAGAGCATCTTGGAGGCGACGCGCAAGCGCTACGCAGCCGCGGGCGTGGATTACGATGCTGAAATCCGCAAAATGAAAAAGGAAAACGCCGGTCCGCCAAAGTTTTCCGCTGACAAAGAGCTCGAACGCCTGCGCGACATTCAAACGCTCTGCCGAAACGCAAATATCGAAAGCGCCGACCTCGACGCAGCCCTGGCGAATCCCGAAA is a genomic window of Polyangiaceae bacterium containing:
- the tssI gene encoding type VI secretion system tip protein VgrG; this encodes MSDHDFSLACEAIAGAGNPWQHLRVVHFRGREAISEPFRYDITLLAKGSAGEMDPRDLVGKRASLRIATLSVPTWKIVHGIVEEAEDLYDVPEGTLVRIVLAPPWARAMHRQRCRVFLNKTLRRIITNVLEGDPLVERSDDDVEPDDGAPTYTPARERFTWRVHDTSRIDNVRARPFVVQYNESDFAFVSRLLEEEGIGYHFEHGSDTCLLVLTDHDGGRARLVPDAPLGAAVPGRKMDAVRLGARLRPTKVILDDHDWRKPDLDMTTDAGDAAGELAEYHYPGSYFDAPLQGKPVALARVDRYGIEAKYGVASGSVRLLSAGSVFKLLHDVHDGEYLVTSVDVRGEQQGVVSQPSGGQFVPWTAHFELARRGAGSAVEDSRFRPARLTSKPRIKGVQTAVVTADPGSAGAEINVGGPDGINIGCVRVRFRWDGDAARLASEPSSCWVRVSQVFAGAGQGAVFHPRVGDEVLVDFDDGDPDRPVVVGRVYNGANLPARSGAPESSMKSLSTPGGGTYNEIMFGDTAGSELLHYFAGKDQKTDVANMRRESIVANATMIVGANNTEITGGSRTESVGANDTLTIGANQDIMIGGNSAMRMGGNHEHTAGANEVNTVGVSQSILIGGNVSETVGGTVTETYGASRKTNIGGAMAESFGGMLSVSVGGNVDEKCASHSLDVSASRFIAIAGNETNTIGGSNSTVVGSFSLEASGGAQNLTVSGNIIRNGPFHLTASAYEEDIKAVKANAKLTNMSISVITLRAIGMTRDVMGICNYKFGAKPNKWGFKDEFDGGTIIVAPVGILASGAHHAGGGPDIN
- the tssI gene encoding type VI secretion system tip protein VgrG, whose amino-acid sequence is MSSYDFTFACEGIGGIAQAWDPLRVVRFRGTEALSTPYRYDVTLLDVAAMIPVGELIGKRASLRIATSSVPAYKTVHGIVTEAEEISTLPEGRTLRVIIEPPWTRAKHKRHCRIFLQKSLRHIVESVLQSDKLLKKANSEELGPDLGGIDFTPALETFAWRIVDTQRLDDARVSPFVVQYNESDFAFVSRLLEAEGISYHFEHGADTVLLVFSDSDSGKPRLTPAVVGTGINGREIRGFFTGARLKPAAVTLGDYNWKQPDVNMSASAGSKGADSFEQVYPGGYPDHANQGAPLAHVLLGRHKTEARFARGNGWLRVLGAGSIFELEHKTARFEGEYLVTSLDVQAEQAGVLQSNPAGSIEPFAASFVCARRGSGKAVEDSGFRPAHSTPRPQIVGSQTAIVTAEPSASGAEINVGGPAGTDIGCVRLRFHWDTDSARLAKEPSSCWVRVNEPFAGSGMGGVWHPRVGTEVIVEFEDGNPDRPVVVGRVYNGIHRPYHGGAPNISTLKSNASPGGAVHNEITFDDTAGGELIYTNAGKDMETDVGNDRVETVAANAFMKVGGNDTETIGANCSVTIGVNEMVTVGGNDTATIAGNVSTAIGANSMTMIGGNEAHVVGANQSIIIGANHTEVVGGNLSEKIGGTLTTTVAAAESQSIGADRSTTIAGAHTQSFGATHVKIVDGNRSLECADLTTDIGGSSIRLVGGSITTTVGGEHTMNTGAGAIFLAPKYSALDSNRSDVDTTKIKITGLTLTIGGIQLGASGSMSVTAAVNANLGGLSLEFYGAKLHVYGLLTGCNGGDVQNNGIKTRAGFNIYL
- the tssI gene encoding type VI secretion system tip protein VgrG is translated as MNGNDFQFAVEGMTSVEGPWKYLRVVRASGEEAMSRLFRYEVIALLKGDDADPQDFVGKRASLRIATLSEPAYRLVHGVVTEAEDAGLDAQGPIYRIVVEPPLVRARYRKRYRIFLDKTLRRIIETVLQADAGMALVSGSQLEPPTSGPTYQPAAERFTWRISSSARLDDPKARPYVVQYGESDLDFVSRLLEEEGISYHFEHNDDASLLVLSDKDFGRPRVPFDDTFGPGKAGRAIGQFRVGGRLRASSVQLGEYNWEKPAADMSAKANAKAGSDLSEYSYPGGYLESAELGKPLAFVKVEALHTEASFAHGQGTTRVLAPGAIFTLEHPKARYDGEYLVTGTLVRAYQHGVLSVDPPDAPAEPYHVQLQCACRGRGKDVSESLFRPPRSTPKPRIFGTQTAFVTAEPGAAGEINIGGPGSIGCVRVAFHWDTEKSRLAKEPSSKWVRVSEPFARGGQGGIWHPRIGTEVIVEFEEGDPDRPVVTGRVYNGKNRPAQTAPTHSTMWSLSTPGGGVRNEISFEDTAGSERIYTNAGKNMTADVGNNRTENVGANAFMTVGSNDTELIGANQTIQIGGNDTLDVGANQTETIGANQSRVIGGSRTMMIGGNETRKNGANHANVVGAALNEGIGGNVLENYGAARSTSIGAAFTEEDGATRTQSVGGLVFQQYGGNHTTTVGGNREIKTGGMQGELVGGSVTTDIAASETVDIGATAIHIAGGPITHQAASMDLNMLAKVHLIGVKLNMFVADMGAYGSSSAYGVLRAAVRGSTIEAAGFKIEKTGLKLDVSGVKRTTDGARLAAVGVLIHPSGMHVKT